A genome region from Alicyclobacillus acidocaldarius subsp. acidocaldarius DSM 446 includes the following:
- a CDS encoding R2-like ligand-binding oxidase, translating into MALTEMPRVFQTTSEKRLNHSILPMRLYHKAKKLGTWDPRDIDFTKDKEDWQGMNEAERRVILRLCSLFVAGEEAVTLDLLPLIMAVAREGRLEEEMYLTTFLFEEAKHTEVFRRFLDEVAGETSDLSVFHKDHYRKIFYEYLPQAMGRLVHDPSPEAQAEASVTYNMVVEGVLAETGYYAFYTALQKENKLPGLIQAIRLLQRDESRHIGYGTYLLSRLISENAHIWDVVNRRINLLLPHAIGVVQDLNAELDTEEAQKLAEELGITDVPFGLNPDEFVAYAQKQFATRLGVLQRARGKSVDEIYYYTEETVGVEQ; encoded by the coding sequence ATGGCATTGACGGAAATGCCTCGCGTATTTCAGACGACCAGCGAGAAGCGCTTGAACCACAGCATTCTGCCCATGCGGTTGTATCACAAGGCGAAGAAGCTCGGCACGTGGGATCCGCGGGACATCGATTTCACAAAGGACAAGGAAGACTGGCAGGGGATGAACGAAGCCGAGCGCCGCGTCATTCTCCGCCTGTGCTCGTTGTTTGTCGCTGGCGAGGAAGCGGTTACACTCGACCTTCTGCCCCTCATCATGGCCGTGGCGCGCGAGGGCCGCTTGGAGGAGGAGATGTACCTCACGACGTTCCTCTTCGAAGAAGCGAAACACACAGAGGTGTTTCGGCGCTTCCTCGACGAGGTGGCTGGCGAAACGTCCGATTTGTCCGTCTTTCATAAGGACCATTACCGCAAAATCTTCTATGAGTACCTGCCGCAGGCCATGGGCCGTCTCGTGCACGATCCATCTCCCGAGGCGCAGGCCGAAGCGTCCGTGACCTACAACATGGTGGTGGAGGGCGTGCTCGCGGAGACCGGATACTACGCGTTCTACACCGCGCTGCAGAAGGAAAACAAGCTCCCCGGGCTGATCCAGGCCATCCGCCTTCTCCAGCGCGACGAGTCCCGGCACATCGGCTACGGCACCTACCTGTTGTCTCGGCTCATCAGCGAGAACGCTCACATCTGGGACGTCGTCAATCGGCGGATCAACCTGCTTTTGCCGCACGCTATCGGGGTGGTGCAGGATCTGAACGCCGAGCTCGACACAGAGGAAGCGCAAAAGCTCGCCGAGGAACTCGGCATCACCGACGTTCCATTCGGGTTGAATCCAGACGAATTCGTGGCTTACGCGCAGAAGCAGTTTGCCACTCGCCTCGGCGTTCTGCAGCGCGCCCGCGGCAAGTCCGTGGACGAGATCTATTACTACACCGAGGAGACCGTCGGCGTGGAGCAGTGA
- a CDS encoding esterase/lipase family protein, whose product MTLSLQSSESVKTIAPKTYPLVLIHGLRNAHRWTEAFLRRCLAIWGSDRVFVVHLNRSDRLWSAEYPEGYVHFAGTLHQGAGCDTVERQFEYLRHKLDLLEAQCGLTRPFDTIAHSMGGLVLRRYVSEFPNDVAAAVTLGTPYGGAPMARDFLWFGYCVGAGRAFRNLTPRFVQDFVRRHPWPSGVPLYTVRGIHRGISWGVGGELFIGTLYHFLMRRRSDGLVPVDHALCPDSQHLADLADHNHLHLVSDPKVADLCASVLP is encoded by the coding sequence GTGACACTATCGCTCCAATCTTCTGAATCTGTCAAGACGATCGCCCCGAAGACCTATCCCTTGGTCCTCATCCATGGGCTTCGGAACGCGCACCGCTGGACAGAGGCGTTCTTGCGGCGGTGCCTGGCCATCTGGGGGTCGGATCGCGTCTTTGTGGTCCACCTGAACCGAAGCGATCGCCTGTGGAGCGCGGAATACCCCGAGGGATACGTGCATTTCGCCGGGACCCTTCACCAAGGGGCCGGCTGCGACACCGTGGAGCGGCAGTTCGAGTACCTGCGCCACAAGCTCGATCTCTTGGAGGCCCAGTGCGGGCTCACCCGCCCCTTCGACACCATCGCCCACAGCATGGGAGGGCTCGTGCTGAGAAGGTACGTGAGCGAGTTTCCGAACGACGTGGCGGCGGCCGTGACGCTTGGAACGCCCTACGGCGGAGCGCCCATGGCGCGAGACTTCCTGTGGTTCGGCTACTGCGTGGGCGCCGGCCGCGCGTTCCGCAATCTGACCCCCCGGTTTGTCCAGGACTTCGTCCGCCGACACCCGTGGCCGAGCGGCGTTCCCCTCTACACCGTGCGCGGCATTCACCGCGGCATCAGCTGGGGGGTGGGCGGGGAACTGTTCATCGGCACCCTGTACCATTTCCTCATGCGCCGCCGCTCGGATGGACTCGTTCCTGTGGACCACGCGCTGTGCCCTGACAGCCAACATTTGGCCGATCTCGCCGACCACAATCACCTTCATCTCGTCTCCGACCCCAAGGTGGCCGATCTCTGCGCTTCCGTGCTGCCCTGA
- a CDS encoding DUF6114 domain-containing protein, giving the protein MATANPNEDEGARSAEAAGDRQSQPKPHVFQYAITPTRWPGPDPTVMTEWRENVFLQLGARAAHVGSAEVKARPEAAEQVLASEEGGEHSPSHEAAGRGREASGDVSEGERAAAEGEGIDSASPPEVQRSTGEVPRPRRRRHEAVDPALLLPAAAKRSAQEAAKAEEGGDHADSVGALENACNNDLEEVPPGVLTPTQIVRGDPLRLPDEDTRRKGKRVQATPRRGGMVAMEPETVSVTPAPESSPKSRETGVIVDVEATETTPVQPARKGFRHWRRTRPFTAGLLSMLGGAIVAAGPVSLLHVVAFSQSSVPIGAAVGILIFIMGLLEWVFPFYAMLTGSITVVLALVSLVVASFGGLFVGMLLSLVGGAMAVAWRPVQPKKQKNAKPKAPNLPNTPSASA; this is encoded by the coding sequence ATGGCGACCGCGAATCCAAACGAAGACGAAGGCGCCCGCAGCGCGGAAGCCGCGGGGGATCGCCAGTCGCAGCCAAAGCCGCACGTGTTTCAGTACGCGATCACGCCCACCCGCTGGCCGGGGCCCGATCCGACGGTCATGACGGAGTGGCGTGAAAACGTATTCCTGCAACTTGGTGCGCGCGCTGCGCATGTCGGATCGGCCGAGGTCAAGGCGCGGCCGGAAGCTGCCGAGCAGGTTTTGGCGTCCGAGGAGGGCGGGGAGCACTCGCCGTCCCATGAAGCGGCAGGCCGTGGGCGCGAGGCGTCGGGGGACGTGTCGGAAGGCGAGCGCGCGGCTGCAGAAGGTGAAGGCATCGATTCGGCAAGCCCACCCGAGGTGCAGAGATCCACCGGCGAGGTGCCGCGCCCGCGGAGGAGGCGCCACGAGGCGGTCGATCCGGCACTTTTACTTCCGGCCGCCGCGAAGCGGTCTGCGCAGGAGGCCGCCAAAGCCGAAGAGGGAGGCGACCACGCGGATTCGGTCGGTGCGCTCGAAAACGCTTGCAACAACGATTTGGAGGAAGTGCCGCCAGGCGTGCTGACGCCCACCCAGATTGTGCGCGGCGATCCGCTTCGCCTGCCGGACGAGGATACGCGCCGCAAGGGGAAGCGAGTGCAGGCGACGCCGCGAAGAGGAGGAATGGTTGCCATGGAGCCGGAAACGGTGTCGGTCACGCCCGCGCCTGAGTCCAGCCCCAAGTCACGAGAAACTGGCGTGATTGTCGACGTGGAAGCGACGGAAACCACGCCGGTGCAGCCCGCGCGCAAGGGATTTCGCCATTGGCGGCGAACGCGCCCCTTCACAGCGGGGTTGCTCTCGATGCTCGGGGGCGCCATCGTGGCCGCAGGGCCGGTGAGTCTGCTGCATGTCGTCGCGTTTTCGCAGTCCAGCGTGCCCATCGGCGCGGCGGTCGGCATCCTGATTTTCATCATGGGCCTGTTGGAATGGGTGTTTCCTTTCTACGCGATGCTGACCGGCAGCATCACGGTGGTGCTCGCGCTGGTGTCTCTCGTCGTAGCGTCATTTGGCGGTCTGTTTGTCGGCATGTTGCTGAGTCTTGTTGGAGGTGCGATGGCGGTGGCGTGGCGCCCAGTGCAGCCGAAGAAGCAGAAAAACGCCAAACCGAAGGCGCCGAATCTTCCCAACACGCCTTCCGCTTCCGCATAA
- a CDS encoding DUF6230 family protein, producing the protein MYPEMAMPMEGRTNWKVFAGVLAGGVAGIGALTGMVMNGVVSAAVNLPIPFTVQASSINGTGFSLAPGQVPNQQQGAAQIVMNGTLQNMTITKQINTPLGTFNINISAGTGSTPVQATGMTVYASSLGGDTSFPQGLAMDASTGTLSGSQLQMNNATLQVPYLSTQSISLPGMSLSITPASSSSSSSSGSSTSNGT; encoded by the coding sequence ATGTATCCAGAGATGGCGATGCCCATGGAGGGGCGCACGAATTGGAAAGTGTTTGCCGGCGTGTTGGCCGGTGGCGTGGCAGGTATCGGCGCATTGACTGGCATGGTGATGAACGGGGTGGTGTCCGCTGCCGTGAATCTTCCGATTCCGTTCACGGTTCAGGCGTCGAGCATCAACGGCACGGGGTTCAGCCTGGCGCCGGGGCAGGTGCCGAATCAGCAGCAGGGCGCGGCTCAGATTGTGATGAACGGCACGTTGCAGAACATGACGATCACCAAGCAAATTAACACACCGCTCGGCACGTTCAATATCAACATTAGCGCCGGTACCGGTAGCACGCCGGTGCAGGCGACGGGCATGACGGTGTACGCGTCGAGCCTCGGCGGCGACACGAGCTTCCCGCAGGGCCTTGCGATGGACGCTTCGACGGGCACGCTGTCCGGCAGCCAGCTCCAGATGAACAATGCGACGCTGCAGGTCCCGTATCTCAGCACCCAGAGCATCTCGCTGCCGGGCATGTCGCTCTCGATCACGCC